AATAAAATGGGCAAAAGAATACGAAGCGCCTAGATCTGCAGCCAGCCGGGCGCTTGTCCCACTGGACCCGAGCATCCAGATCGGAGGAGAGGTTTCTCCTTTAGGAGTAGCATATACATTCATGCCTTGGGGATCCTGCCCATGCAAGTATGCCATCAATTCTTCTATTTGAGCCGGGTACCCTTCAATATCAGGAGAGCTGCCCCGGTTTAGAGCTAAGTTTACGTTTGGCATGCCGCCCGGGGCACGTCCTACCCCGAGGTCAATCCTGTTCGGATGTAAGGTTTCCAGCACACGAAAAGATTCTGCAACTTTATAGGCGCTATAATGAGGAAGGAGCACACCGCCTGTCCCTATGCGTATACGTTCGGTACGAGCTGCTAAATGGGCAGCTAAAATAGCGGGTGAGGACCCTGCCAGGCTTTCCGTACTGTGGTGTTCAGCTACCCAGAAACGGTGGTAACCTAATCGGTCTGTCCATTCTGCCAGTTTTGTTGTTTGCTTTAGTGCATCTTGAGAAGTCATCCCGGATAAAATGGGGGATTGATCTAATACACTTAATTTCATCTATAGGTCCACCTTTACTTAAAATTATCATGTATATCGTGCCATGCAGCGATCCAATATGCAACGGATAGGGTCATCATCCATCATTAAAAAGCACCCTTTCCTTCAAGGAATAAGGGTGCTCACCTGATTAAATTAACGAACTAGCAAACCTAGCAATCCATAATTCACAATACTCTCCTGATCTGAATGCCATATTTGTGAAACATTCAACTCCTGAGACTTGAGAGGAGTAAAAAAGGTGGAATTCCTTCTAAACTCGTCTTTTGGCTGATAGGCCACCCACTCGCCAGCTTCCAAGCCTTTTTGTATTTCTACCAGGTTATTTTCTTTAAGCCCTGTTTCTACTTCGTGGCGGTCGATTTTTCCATCTTCATTCATCGTCCACACGTAGGATTTCTTCTCGCTGATGAGGCCATCCTCAAGAGTGGTAACGACCCCGTCAACTTGCTTTGTAATAATCTCTACTTCAGCATGATAACCCGGCAAAATCTTATCATCTACTTCATCCACCGAGACTTCATATGGATACCTGCTGCTTTCGTTGATTTCTACCTCTGCCGGATGATCCTGAATGGTTGAAAGAGATCCATTAAGCTCCATGTTCAGTTCGGGAACGTACATCGTTACCGGCATTTCTGGTTTTACCTCTGGGCGGTGTTCTTCCTTTAAATCTCCTTTAAGGTTCAGATCTGGTGAAGCGAGGGTGATAATGGGTTCGTCCAAATCATTTGAAGTATCCGTGACAGTCCCTGAGAATGGACTGCTCACCGTAATGACCTCTCCATTCTCACGCAGTTGGTTAAGTTGACTTTCCACCATGGCAGCCATGGCTTCTTTTTGAGCCAGGGCAGTTTCTTGCTCGGCAATTTTTTCTTTTTTTAGAAACTCTGTTTCTGCATAGGACGTTTCCATGTCTCTATTACTAGTTTCTCCATTGGCGGGACTGTCTGGGGTGAGGCTCCCAAAATTTGTATTATTTTCCGTGTTCGGGTCGTTCTGTTCTGGTTCGCCCAACTCATTTTCAGGCTCAGGTACAGTGTAGCCCTCTATCTCTTGTATGTAATTTTCGAGAGCCGCTATTTCCTGTTCTAAACGGGTTTGTTTATTCTCAAGCTGCGCTTCCTTACCGGCATAGTCTTCTACTTCATAAGAATAAAGGTCATCGCCTTCCTCAACGGTCTGCCCTTCTTTTGCAACGAATTCATGAAAAGCGCCGGAATCCTGGTTGAAGTAAACAGGAGTGGTTTTAGCAGATGCAAAAACCCCTTCAGAAGACAGGGTGTTCTGCAAGTCCGATGTAGTCGACTCAGACCATTCCTTAATATAGGACTTGCGTTCCACATGGCCCTCCTCGTCAAAGTAAATAAGCAGAGCATTGGCTGCTATGAATGCAATTATTAAGAAACCTAGAATTCTTTTACTATATCTTTTATTTTTCATATACGTTCACACCTTCTGCTTTCTTACCTGAGTAAATAGTGTAAAAACAGGTCATAGTTGGATAGAGCTGCTGTTCCGGTCCACAAAAGCAAGTGCCAAAAGACCACACCTGTCCATATCCACCTTTTTTTTGTAGGGGAGATGCTCGAGATGCAAGTCACCTGGTACCAAATGATAAACAATTGAAAAATGGAAATAGAGCCAAGTAAATAAATAATCCAATCTATATTGGTTATGTAAGAAGTGATAATTCCAAATGAAAAAGGTGAAACATACCAGTCAAGTCCGAAATAAACCATTAGCGGAATCCATAGTACACGCTCAAGAAGCATGATCAAAAGGACATTCATTTGGATAATCAAAAGCTTCTTATAAGAAACATGATTAAACAACCAGAAAAAGAAAGAAGAAATAAATAAGATGAATACATACAACAGAATTCCAAATGCTACACGACCGATTAAGAACCAGGCTTTTCGGAATTCATATTCCACTCTGTTTAAGGTGGTCATCTCATCTGATAGAGGATCAGTCCCAAGACCCATCCAGGATGTCCAAACATAGGTCAAAATGGTTAAACCTAGTAATAAGAATAATAGTTTCCAAACGTTTTTAATTCGTTCCGCTTCCCTCAATTTGAATAAATGATCTTCGCGGCGAATAAACAGTTTCATTAAGTTTACTGAATAAGTCATTCGGTCCATCCTTTATCTTTTTTTGTCTATTCTGTATTTATTTTAACTGAATTTGTCACACCTTGCTATATGATAATTGGAATCATTGGAAAAAATAACAATTTACTATTTCTCTTAATCTAAAGGAAGGCTTGATTATGATTATGATTTTAGTAGAAGTTATTGTTTAATTTTTCATAAGCGGACTATTAAATTATCGGAACGTAAGCTGGAAGCATTCATTTTGAAATAGAGATTTACGGTGAAAGTTCTTCGTGGGACGATTCGCTTTAGCCCTGCAGCATCCAACGTCGAACGACCCATATTAAACTCAGTGTTAGTATGCAATCGGGAGCTAGTATGATAAATCCGTTGGGAAATGATTAGAATTTTAATAAAAGCCCTGAGTAAACTTCCATATTGATTTTAAGTTAAAGCTCCCATTTGTTGAAGACTTGATTACGAGATATTTGTTGAGTGGAAGGTCCTCCGGGGGACGATTTCGCTTTCCGCGGGCATGTGCTGAGTCTCCTCAGGCTTCGCCTTCCGGGGTCTCACCGATCATGTTCATCCCGCAGGAGTCTTCACCGTCCCCCTACGGACCTGGCCAAATTAGAAACTCGAAACCATTTAAGACATCGACTGGTTAATGAGAAAAAAGCATGTGATCATGAGGCTATTTTCATGTTATAACGATGTGAGATAGCCTGTCATAAAAGCATTTAGAACCGATTAAAAAGGAGAAGATTCTCTCTTATAAAAGCGTCCGTTATTCTCACTCGGCTGGGTTGGAGGGGAAATGACGAGACTCCCATGGGAGAAGGGACTAGGTGAGATCCCGCAGGGAGTGAAACGAGCGAGGAAGCTCACCGTTCCCCCATAGGAAAGCGAGTTATTTCCCCACCAGCCCTTCTCCACATATCGTAACGGCCCGAATTATCTCGAAACTGAGTCTTACAGTAACCGGCTCTTTTGCGTAATAAGCCTCTAATGAAAAATCAAAAATAAACATTAATAGAGCCTTAATAAAAAACACGACGTCCAAGGACGTCGTGCTTTCATTTACAAGGATGTCGGGGCCGTTTCATAAGGAGGCGTCTCATTCTTTGATTTAAAGAACAAATCCCTATCCTTGTATAGAAAGATAATAGAAAGCAGAAAAGCCATAAGATCAGCTAATGGAAAGGCAAGCCATACACCGGAAACACCAAAGAAATACGGAAGAATTAAGACGAGCGGGATTAAGAATAAAACCTGGCGGGCCATGGACAAAATCATCGCAGGTTTCGCCATCCCAAGCGCCTGATAAAGACCGCCGCTGACGACTTGAACACCAATTAGCATAGCGAGGGCGAACATAATTCGTATCGCATAAGCCCCGGTTTCAATCGTAGAGGTATCTCCTGTAAAGATATGCATGAGTCCTTCTGGGAAGATCATCATAATGGCAAAGATCCCAAACGATATGATGGTCACAATTTTCATGCCGAGCAGAATGGTCTCTTTTAATCGATCATAGTTGTTAGCACCGTAATTATATCCAATAATAGGCTGCATGCCCTGCAGGACACCAATCATCGGCATAATCGTAAACATGGCAAGCTTCTGGACGATGCCGAACACACCTACCTCAAATTCCCCTCCAAATTTAATAAGCATAAAGTTGATGGCAATCATCATTCCGCTCCCAGATACCTGACGAATGAAAGCGGGCATTCCGATGGTGATAACTTCTTTAAGTACTTTCAGGTGAGGACGTAAAAAAGGGACCTTAATCTTTAAAGATGATTTACCGCTAAGGAAATAGTAAAGTACAACCACACTTACCGTCCCCTGTGAGATTACAGTAGCGACCGAAGCCCCTTTAACACCCATGTCCAGTCCGAAAATAAAGATAGGATCAAGAATGATATTTAACACAGCAGGTATGATCATGGTGATCATGGCAAAGCGTGAATTACCTTCGGATCTTATAATGTTATTGGTTGTAAAAGCAAAGGAAAAGAATAATGTGCCCAGCAGAATGGGAAACAGGTAATCCTTTGCGTATGGCAGAATGTTTTCTGTAGCTCCAAAAAGTTTTAGCAGCGGTTCCATAATAGTGAAAGCACTAATAAAACCAAACACGCTGATAATGAGTATGGTAAATAACACATTTCCAAATACTTGGTTAGCTTCTTCAGGCTTGCTCTCCCCGAGTCTTCTTGAAATAACGGAGGCTCCCCCGATTCCTACAGCGGCTGCAACTGCCATCATAATCATCATGACCGGAAAACCAATACTCACGCCAGATACCCCAAGGATACCGACTCCTCTTGCAATGAACAGGGTATCGACAACATTGTATAAAGCCATAACAAACATGCCGATCATAGCGGGGATGGACAAGTCAGCAAGGAGCTTTGGTATTGGCTGTGTACCTAAACGCTGACTCTGTTCTTTCATT
The Halobacillus halophilus DSM 2266 DNA segment above includes these coding regions:
- a CDS encoding LLM class flavin-dependent oxidoreductase produces the protein MKLSVLDQSPILSGMTSQDALKQTTKLAEWTDRLGYHRFWVAEHHSTESLAGSSPAILAAHLAARTERIRIGTGGVLLPHYSAYKVAESFRVLETLHPNRIDLGVGRAPGGMPNVNLALNRGSSPDIEGYPAQIEELMAYLHGQDPQGMNVYATPKGETSPPIWMLGSSGTSARLAADLGASYSFAHFINGHGGTRVVDRYKKYFSPSMQQSAPDANVSIFVVCAETDEHAEYLASSLDLALLQIEQGARRSGFPTPDEALQHSYTFFEQERIQDNRSRMIVGSPERVKQEIEELAESYQVNEIIINTIVSPFEERLRSYELLAEAFQLQKK
- a CDS encoding efflux RND transporter periplasmic adaptor subunit, with product MKNKRYSKRILGFLIIAFIAANALLIYFDEEGHVERKSYIKEWSESTTSDLQNTLSSEGVFASAKTTPVYFNQDSGAFHEFVAKEGQTVEEGDDLYSYEVEDYAGKEAQLENKQTRLEQEIAALENYIQEIEGYTVPEPENELGEPEQNDPNTENNTNFGSLTPDSPANGETSNRDMETSYAETEFLKKEKIAEQETALAQKEAMAAMVESQLNQLRENGEVITVSSPFSGTVTDTSNDLDEPIITLASPDLNLKGDLKEEHRPEVKPEMPVTMYVPELNMELNGSLSTIQDHPAEVEINESSRYPYEVSVDEVDDKILPGYHAEVEIITKQVDGVVTTLEDGLISEKKSYVWTMNEDGKIDRHEVETGLKENNLVEIQKGLEAGEWVAYQPKDEFRRNSTFFTPLKSQELNVSQIWHSDQESIVNYGLLGLLVR
- a CDS encoding MATE family efflux transporter, with amino-acid sequence MKEQSQRLGTQPIPKLLADLSIPAMIGMFVMALYNVVDTLFIARGVGILGVSGVSIGFPVMMIMMAVAAAVGIGGASVISRRLGESKPEEANQVFGNVLFTILIISVFGFISAFTIMEPLLKLFGATENILPYAKDYLFPILLGTLFFSFAFTTNNIIRSEGNSRFAMITMIIPAVLNIILDPIFIFGLDMGVKGASVATVISQGTVSVVVLYYFLSGKSSLKIKVPFLRPHLKVLKEVITIGMPAFIRQVSGSGMMIAINFMLIKFGGEFEVGVFGIVQKLAMFTIMPMIGVLQGMQPIIGYNYGANNYDRLKETILLGMKIVTIISFGIFAIMMIFPEGLMHIFTGDTSTIETGAYAIRIMFALAMLIGVQVVSGGLYQALGMAKPAMILSMARQVLFLIPLVLILPYFFGVSGVWLAFPLADLMAFLLSIIFLYKDRDLFFKSKNETPPYETAPTSL